The Pseudomonas rhizosphaerae genomic sequence TGCCGCGTCGCGCGTTGCAGCGCAGCGTACCCTGGATGTGCTCAAGGCCGAGCTGGAAGTGGCCCAAGCAGCGCTGGACAAGGACCGCTCGGCGCTGGAGCAGGCCGAGCTGAACCTGTCCTACACACAGATTCTGGCACCGGTCGACGGCATGATCGGCCAGCGCTCGGTGCGCGTCGGCGCCTATGTCGCACCTGGTCGGCCCCTGTTGGCCCTGGTGCCGCTGCACGAGGCGTTCGTGGTCGCCAACTTCCGCGAGACGCAACTGGCGCACATGCACGCCAATCAGCGCGTGGACATTCAAGTCGACAGCATTCCCGACCAGATTTTTCAGGGTCACATCGACAGCGTTGCGCCGGCCACCGGTCTGTCGTTCGCGCAGATCAGTCCGGACAACGCCACCGGCAACTTCACCAAGGTGGTCCAGCGCATCCCGGTCAAGGTGGTGTTCGAGGCCGATCAGCCCCATCTGGACCGTCTGCGCGTGGGCCTGTCGGTCATCGCGTCGGTCGATACCACCCAGGAGCCCTGAGATGAAACGTGCATTGCTTGCCCTGGCCCTGAGCAGCGTCGCCGCCTGCAGCGTCGGGCCGGACTTTCAGCGGCCCCAGGCGGCGCTGCCTGCGCAGTGGCAGGACCGCGCCGGCACCCGCGCCGACGCGGCGCTGGACACCGCCTGGTGGCAGCAACTGGGCGACCCGCAACTGACCGCGCTGGTCACCCGCGCCGCCAAGGCCAATCTGGATATCCGCTCGGCGGCCAACCGCGTGCAGCAGAGCCAGGCCCTGCGCCAGGTCAGCGGCAGCGAGCAGTTGCCGGGGCTCAGCGCGCGCGGTGGTTACCAGCGCGAGCGCAACAGCGGCGAAGGGTTGAACGACCCGTCCGGGCAGAACGGCCGGGCGCCGTTCGAGCTGTGGAGCGGGGCGCTCGATGCCAGTTGGGAGGTGGACCTGTGGGGCCACGTCCAGCGCAGCGTCGAGATGGCCGAGGCCGACGTGCAGTTCAGCCAGGCCCAGCGCGACGCGGTCGGCCTGAGCATCGCGGCGCGTACCGCCACCGACTACATTCGCCTGCGCGGCGTGCAGGCACGCCTGGCCGTGGCACGGGAAAACCTGGAGATCGCCCGGCAGAGCCAGCGCCTGACCCAGACCCGCTACGAGAACGGCGTCACCACCAACCTGGACACCGCCAACGCCGCCGCGCTGGTGGCCACCATCGAAGCCTCGCTGCCCGTGCTGCAGGCGCAGCAGGACCGCTTGATCAACGCGCTCAGCTACCTGCTGGCCGAACCGCCACGGGCCCTGGCCGACGAGTTGCGCACACCGCGGGCCATTCCCGATCCCGCACCGGACGTGCCCATGGGCTTGCCCTCGGAACTGGCCCAGCGCAGGCCCGACATCCAGCGCAGCGAAGCGGCCCTGCACCGTGCCACCGCGGCCATCGGCGTGGCCAAGGCAGACTTCTACCCGCGCGTCAGCCTGGGCGCCAGCTTCGGCTCCCAGGCCTTGGCCGGCTCGGACCTGGGCAGTTGGGATTCGCGCAGTTGGTCGTTCGGCCCCAGCCTGTACCTGCCGATCTTCCAGGGCGGACGCCTGACCGGCACCCTGGAGCTGCGCGAGCATCAGCAGCAGGAAGCTGCGCTGGACTACCAACGTGTAGTGCTGGCCGCCTGGCACGAGGTCGACGACGCCATGAGCGATTACGCTGCCGAACAGCAGCACCATGCCGCTTTGGGCGAAGCGGTGCGGCAGAACACCGTGGCCTTGGGCACTGCCCGCGACCGCTACAACCAAGGCGCTACGGACTTCATCAACGTGCTCGGTGTGCAGCGCGCGCTGCTGGCCACGCAAAGCCAACTAGTCGACAGCGCTACCGCCGCGGCGATCGACCGTGTGCGGCTGTATCGGGCCCTGGGTGGGGGCTGGCCAAAAGACGCCTGAAGAAGCCGCGATGCCCCCGGCAAGCCGTGCTAGGGTAAGGTCTGTCAGCCAACAGGAGCCTGCCCATGCCCGACCACGTCCCGCTCAAGCTCAGCAACCCGCCCGGCCTTTTCGACCCGGCGCCCTATGGTTACTCCCATGTGGCCGAGGTCGCTGGCGGCAGCAAGTTGTTGTTCATCGCCGGCCAAGGCGGTGAAAGCCTGGACAGCAGCATTTCCCCGGACTTCCAGCTGCAGGCCGGGCAGGCCCTGGCCAACCTGCGCACCGCACTGGCCTGCGCCGGTGCCGATTACTGCCACGTCGCCAAGCTCACCGTGCTGATCGTCGACCATGACCATGAGCGCCTGGCCCTCTGGAGCGACACCCTGCGCGAGGCCTGGGGCGATGCCATGACGCCTGCCTGCACCTTGATCCCGGTGCCGCGCCTGGCCCTGGACGGCATGCTTATCGAAGTCGATGCGGTAGCGGTGATGCCGCAATGAGCGAGTTGATCAGCGCTCTGCGCGGCATTGTCGGCGCTACCCATGTCCTCACCGAGTCGGCCGAGACCGAACGCTTTCGCCAGGGCTTCCGCTTCGGCAGCGGCGCCGCGCTGGCGGTGGTCCGTCCCGGCTCGCTGCTGGAGCAGTGGCAGGTGGTCAAGGCCTGCGTGGCGGCCGATGTGATCGTCATCATGCAGGCGGCCAACACCGGCCTGACCGGTGGCTCCACCCCCGACGGCGGCTACGACCGCGATGTGGTGATCATCAGCACCTTGCGCATGCGCACGGTGCACGTGATCGAGGAGGGCCGTCAGGTCATCTGCTTCCCCGGTTCCACCCTCGATCAGCTGGAAAAGGTCCTCAAGCCGCTGGGCCGCGAGCCCCATTCGGTGATCGGTTCATCCTGCATCGGCGCGTCGGTGTTCGGCGGCGTCTGCAACAATTCAGGCGGCTCGCTGGTGCGCCGCGGACCGGCCTACACGCAGATGGCGGTGTACGCCCAGCTCGGCGCTGACGGCACCTTGCAACTGGTCAACCACCTGGGCGTCGAACTGGGCGATACGCCCGAGCAGATTCTGGGCAACCTCGACGCGCAGCGCTACACCGCCGCCGACATCCAGGCCGACGCCGGGCTGGGTTCCGACCATGGCTATGCGGCCTATGTGCGCGAGGTCGATGCGCCCACCCCCGCGCGTTTCAATGCCGACCACCAGCGCTTGCACGAAGCCAGTGGCAGTGCCGGCAAGCTGGCGGTGTTCGCCGTGCGCCTGGACACCTTCGCCGCCGAGCGCGACACCGCCGTGTTCTACATTGGCAGCAACGACACCGCCGACCTCACGCAGATTCGCCGGCACATGCTCGAACACTTCGACGAGCTGCCGATTGCCGGCGAGTACATGCACCGCGACGCCTACGACGTGGCCGCCGAATACGGCAAGGACACGTTTCTGATGATCCACCACCTGGGCACCCAGCGCCTGCCCAAGCTGTTTGCCTTGAAGAGCCGCGCCGACACCTTCCTCAAGCGTTTTCCCTGGCTGCGCGCGAACCTCGCCGACCGGGTGCTGCAAGTGGCCGCGCGCTGCTTTCCCGACCACCTGCCGCCGCGCATCCGCGACTTTCGCCGGCGCTACGAGCACTACCTGATGGTCAAGGTATCGGCCGGCTCGGTGGAGCCGACGCAGAAACTATTGGAGGAACTGTTCGCCGGGCGCGACGGTGATTTCTTCCGCTGTACCGCAGAGGAGGGCAGCAAGGCCTTTCTCCACCGCTTCGCTGCCGCGGGCGCCGCAGTGCGTTACCGCGCCGTGCACGACCGCGAGGTGGAAGACATCGTGGCGCTGGACATCGCCCTGGCGCGTAACGATCGACAGTGGTTCGAGACGCTGCCCGACGACATCGAGCGGCAGATGATCGTCAAGCTCTACTATGGGCATTTCTTCTGCCACGTATTCCACCAGGACTACATCCTGCGCAAGGGCAGCGATTGTCTGGCGGTGGAGCATCGCATGTGGGCGCTGCTCGATGAGCGCGGCGCGGAGTATCCGGCCGAGCACAACGTCGGCCATCTATACCCGGCCAAGCCGGCGCTCAAGGCCTTCTATCAGCAACTGGACCCCTGCAACGCCTTCAATCCGGGCGTCGGCCAGACCTCCAAGTGCCGCCACTGGCAGGAATGACTGCGGCGTCCCTTTCGCGGGTAGAACCCGCTCCCACAGGGTCACCGTTGTTTCTTGTTCACGGTGGTACCGCCGTTTCTTGTGGGAGCGGGCTCTGCCCGCGAAGGGCTCGACGCGGTGCATCTGGTCGACCGCGGCGTCCCCTTCGCGGATAGAAGGCTCAGCCGCCCGCCCCGCTCCCACAGGTCTCCACTGCTTCTTGCACAGGGCTGTGTCTTGTCCAGGGGATTGCCGCCGATTCAGTCCGGCAGCCACTCCTGCAAGGTCAGTTCCACGGTGATGAACGACAGGTTGCGGCCGCGCTCCAGGCGTCCGGCAAAGATGTTGCCGTCGGCGTCCGCGACCACGGCCTGCAGGCGACTGTCGCCGATGACGATTTCGCCACTGATGCTGAGGATCTCGACGCCGGGGCCCGGTACGGCCAGGGTCTTCATGCCGTGTCGGCCCAGGTAGCCCAGGTTCGCGTCGATCAGGCTGCCCAACCCGCCGCGAATCACTGCCAGTTCGATGCCGTGGCTGGCGCACAGGGCTTCGGCACTGTCGACGATGTCTTCGTTGGGCTTGAGCCTCGCCACCACCAGCCGCCCCAGGCGACCGGTCTGCACGGTTGAAGCGGACAGCTCGGGTTCGAGTACGGCACTGGCGTTCATGAGGCCTCCTGATCGATCGGGTGCAACAGGCTGAAATGGGTTTCGGCGTCGGGCTGCGATTGGTAAGCGACGTGATCGAACAGGCACAGGCGGATCACCAGGTTTTCGCTGCCGACCACCAGTTTGTCCAGCACCAGATGGCCGCCGTGCTGCTGGCCGTCGCGGTCCAGAAACCCGGCGTGGCAATGCAGCAACGGTTGGTTCTGCGCATCGCGGCCGACGGTGATCGCACCGCTGATGAAGGTGATGTAGCCGTCCAGCACCACCGGTGCACCGTAGTCGTAGGGCCGTTGCGCCTTGTCGGTGACCACCATGCGGTGGTAGCTCAGGTGCGCCGCGCCACCGCAGAGAATGCGACCCACCGCGCTGCCGTAGCGACGTCCGCGCAGGGCCGCGAGCACGCCGTCGGCGACGTTGCAGGCCAGGGGCAGCACGATGCGCAGCTCTTCACCCTGCGCCACGCTGCGATCCAGGCGCCGCGGCTGCTGCGCCGGCCCGCCGTGGACGAAGACCCGCACACCGTCGCGCTGTTCGAAATGAGGGTTCATCAGGCTGCCTCCTCGCGTTCCTGCAGCAACGCGCGGATCTGCTTCTTGACGATCTTGCCGTAGCCGGACTTGGGCATGTCCTCCCAGCGCACGAATCGCTTGGGCCATTTGTAGCGGGCCAGGCGCGGCTCCAGGTGCGCCAGCAACTGTTCGTCGCTGACCTGGCCGGTGGTGACGATCACAGCGCAACCGCACTCGCCCCATTTCTCGTCCGGCATGCCCAGCACGGCCACCTCGTTGACCGCCGGGTGGGTGAGCAGCGCTTCCTCGACCTCGCGCGGGTAGACGTTGGAGCCACCGGAAATGTACATGTCCGAGGCCCTGCCGGTGATGAACAGGTAACCGTGCTCGTCGACATGGCCCAGGTCGCCGGTGTGGAACCAGCCGTGCTTGAAGCAACTGGCGTTGGCTGCCGGGTTGTTGTAGTAGCCGCTGAACACGGCCGGCCCGCGCACGCAGATCTCGCCGTCCTCGCCGGTGGCCAGCTCGTTGCCGGCGTCGTCGAGAATGGCCACCTGCATGCCCGTGCGCGGATAGCCGCAACTGCCGACCTTGGCGGCGGGCGAGTCCTCGGCGTCGTGGCAATCGGCGGGCAGCACGGTAATGTTGCCGGTGACTTCGCCCAGGCCGTAATACTGCACCAGCACCTTGCCCAGCTTGCGCAGGGCGTGGCACTGATCGGCGCGGTACATCGGCGCCCCCGCGTAGATCACATGACGCAGGCTGCTGTGGTCGTAGCGGTCCACGGCCGGGTCTTCGGTGAGCATCTTGACGATGGTCGGCACGGTGAACAGGTTGTCCACGCGGTGCTCCTGCACCAGGCGCCAGGCTTCGTCGCAGTCCAGGCGGTCGCTGGCCGGCAGCACGCAGGCGGCGCCACGCGCCACGTTGACCAGGGCGTGGATGCCGGCGCCATGGGACAGCGGCGCTAGCACCAGCGAGCGCGAATGCTGGCTGAGGCCGGGCATCAGGTCGGCGATGTGGTTGTTGACCACGAAGGCCATCTGCCCGTGGGTGAGTACGCCGGCCTTGGGATGGCCGGTGGTGCCGGAGGTGTAGAAGAACCACAGCGGGTCATGGTAATTGACGTCGGCGGCGCGGAACGTGCTGGCGTGTGGCGCGCCTTCGTCGAGCAGTTGCCCATAGCTCAGCTCGCCGGCGCGTGGTTCACCGATGGCGATCACCTGCCGCAATGCCGGCGACTCGGCGCGCACCGCGTCCACGTAATGCGCCAGCCCCTCATCGTAGAGCATGGCCACCGCGCCGCTGGAACTGCCCAGGTAGGCAGCCTCGGGCGGGGTGATGCGCACGTTGGTCGGCACCCACACCGCGCCCAGGCGAAACGCCACCCAGGCGCTCTCGAACAGCGGCAAGTTGTTGCGCGAATGCACCAGCAACTTGTCGCCCTTGCCCAGCCCGCGGGCGCGCAAGGCGGTGGCGACGCTGTCGACCCGTTGCGAAATGCTTCGCCAGGTGTGGACCTGGTCGCCGCGAATGAAGCCCGGCGCATCGGGGTAGCGCCGGGCGATCTGGTTGAGCAGTTCGCCCAGGTTCATCACGTTGTCGATGCCGGTCATTGCACGCGCTCCAGAATGCTCACGTAGTTGGTCACCGCCGCGCCGCCCATGTTGAACACCCCGGCACGGTCGGCCTTGGCCAGTTGCATGTCGCCGGCCTGACCGCTGAGCTGCATGGCCGCCATCACGTGCATCGACACCCCGGTGGCGCCGATCGGGTGGCCCTTGGACTTGAGCCCGCCGGAGGGGTTGATCGGCAGTCGGCCGTCCTTGCGGCTGATGCCCTCGGCGATCACCCGCGCGCCCTGGCCGCGTTCGGCCAGGCCCATGGCCTCGTATTCGAGCAGTTCGGCAATGGTGAAGCAGTCGTGGGTTTCCACCAGCGACAGGTCGGCCAGGCTCAGGTTGGCGGTGCCCAGCGCTTGCTGCCAGGCCCGGGCGGCACCTTCGAAGACGGTCGGGTCGCGGCGCGACAGCGGCAGGTAGTCGTTGACCTGCACCGCTGCCCTGAAGGTGATCGCTTGGCCGCGGCCAGGCGCGTGGTCGTCGCGGCTGATGACCAGCGCGGCAGCGCCGTCGGTGATCAGCGAGCAGTCGGTGCGCTTGAGCGGCCCGGCCACGAACGGGTTTTTCGCCGACGGCTCGCGGCAAAATTCGTAGCCCAGGTCGCGGCGCATGTGGGCGTAGGGGTTCAGCGCGCCGTTGGCGTGGTTCTTCGCGGCGATCATCGCCAGCGCGTCGGACTGGTCGCCGTAGCGGTCGAAGTAGGTCTGGGCGATGGTGCCGAACACCCCGGCGAAGCCGCCTTCGATCTGCGCTTCCTCCTTGGCGTAGCAGCATTTGAGCAGGATCTTGCCAACCTCGTCGGTGGGCAGTGTGTTCATTTTCTCGAAGCCGACCACCAGTGCGTGGCGAGCCTGGCCGGAGAGCACCGCCTGCAGCGCCGAATGGATGGCTGCAGAGCCGGTGGAGCAGGCGTTTTCCAGGCGCACCGACGGGGTGAAGCGCAAGGCCGGAATATGGTTGGCGAGCAGCGCGGAGGGAAAGTCCTGATACAGAAAGCCGGCATTGAAATGGCCGACGTGGACCGAATCGATCTGTTCGGCGTCCAGCCCGGCATGTTCGAGCGCCGCCACGGCTGCATCGGCCATCATCTGCTCGGGGTCGAGCTGGTCGAACTTGCCGAAGGGGGAGTGGTACCAACCGCTGATGACTGGCGAACCCATGAGGTGTTTCCTCGATTGATGTTGTTTGCCAGGGTCGATAGCAAGAGCGGTGCCAAGGCCCGCAAACCCCTGCTGCTGGCGGGTTGGCTGTTACCCCGCAGACGTCGGGTGTCGCCCCAGGTGTCGCTTTGTCGATGGTGGGCGACACCTGAGGGAGACACCTGTTACACCCAGCAGGGCGGGGCTTGGCGCGTGACATCTGCAGATACATTCACGTCGGTACAAGTTTGTTCAGGTAAAACAGCAGCTTGCTGTCCGCTTTACGCTGATGGGCGCGGTTTTTCCGCAGGTTGGGCACGGGTGGCACCCGATTTGCTTTCTTACCGGTACCCCAGCGCCTGCCCCGGCAGCCCGGTGAATGAAAGCTGGTCAATAAAAACAAGAAGGTCAGGAGAGCTAAATGAGTGATTTCTCGCGCCGCCGTTTCATCAAGACCGCCACCCTCGCATCGGCTGCGGTCGCAGCCACCGGCCTGGGCTTGTTCAGCTCGCGCAGCGAAGCGGCGGACTTCAAACTCAAATTCGCCAACAACCTGCCCATGATTCACCCGATGAACGTCCGGGCGCGGGAAATGGCCAAGGCGATCAAGGAAGAAACCAACGGCGCGGTGCAGATCCAGGTGTTCCCCAGCAGCCAGTTGGGCAGCGACACCGACACCCTGGCCCAGGTGCGCTCCGGCGCGGTGGACATGTTCGCCCTGTCGCCGGTGATCCTCGGCACCCTGGTGCCGTCGGTGCAGATCAGCGCCGTGGGCTTCGCCTTCAAGGACTACGACCAGGTCTGGAGTGCGATGGACGGCGATCTGGGCGCCCATGTGCGCAGCGAGATCGCCAAGACCGAAACCCTGTTCGCCTTCGACAAGATGTGGGACAACGGCTTCCGCGTCACCACCACCAGCACCCGTCCGGTGCTCAAGCCAGAAGACTTGGTCGGCATGAAGTTGCGCGTGCCGCCCAGCCCCATCATCATGTCGATCTTCAAGGCGTTCGATGCCGCGCCCACCAGCATCAACTTCGCCGAGGTGTATTCGGCCCTGCAGACGCGCATCGTCGAAGGCCAGGAAAATCCGCTGACCCTGGTCTCTTCGGCCAAGCTCTACGAAGTGCAGAAGTACTGCTCGCTGACCAACCATGTCTGGGACGGTTTCTGGATGCTGGGCAACAGCAAGTCGTTCGCCCGTCTGCCGGCGGACGTGCAGGCGGTGGTGCGCAAGCACGTCGATGCCGCCGTCATGGGCCAGCGCGCGGACCTTGCAGCCTTGCAGGGCAGCATCCGCGACACCCTCAAGGAAAAAGGCCTGGAGCTGGCCGACACCGAGCCGCAGGCGTTCCGCGAGAAGCTGCGCAGCGCCAACTACTACGCCGACTGGCACGAGAAGTTCGGTGACGCTGCCTGGGCCATCCTCGAAAAATACTCCGGGAAGCTGGCATGATGAGCGCCGAGGCGATGCCGGCCGAAACCGTTGCCATGCGCCTGCCGGCCCGGGCGCTGACCTGCCTCAACCGCTGCGCCATGCGCGTGGTCGAGGTGCTTGCCGTTGCCTTGATGCTGATCGAGACCTGCGTGCTGCTCGCCGGCGTCGTCTCGCGCTACGTGTTTCACAACCCATTGGTGTGGACCGACGAGCTGGCCTCGTCGCTGTTCATCTGGCTGGCGATGTTCGGCGCCGTGCTGGCGCTCGATCGGGGCGAGCACATGCGCATGTCGGCGCTGGTCAACAAGCTGCCGCCGGCCTGGCGGGGCTTCAGTGAAACCCTGTCGGCGCTCATCGTGGTGTTGTTCGTGGCCATGATCATCACCCCGGCGATGGTCCACTCCCATGAGCAGATGGCGATCACCACGCCGGCCCTGGGCATCCCCGACGGGGTGCGCGCCGCGGCATTGCCGGTCGGCGCCATGCTCATGCTGCTGGCGGCGGTCGCGCGAATGGCGCGCTATTCGACGCTGCGCCAGTTCGTCGCCGGCGTGGCCGTGGTTGCGGTGGTCGGCGGCTCGCTGTGGCTGGCCCAGCCGCTGCTCGCCGAGATCGGCAACTACAACCTGGTGGTGTTCTTTCTGGTGCTGCTAGGCGCCTGCGTCTTCGGTGGCATCCCGATCGCCTTCGCCTTCGGCACCGCCACCATGGCCTACCTGGCCCTGGCCACCCACGCGCCCCTGTCCATCGTCGTCGGGCGCATGGACGAAGGCATGTCGCACATGGTGCTGCTCGCCGTCCCGCTGTTCGTCCTGCTGGGGGTGGTGCTGCAGCTGTCGGGCATGGCCCGCACCCTCATCGACTTCATGGCCTCGCTGCTGGGGCATGTGCGCGGCGGCCTGCAATACGTGCTGCTTGGCGCCATGTTCCTGGTGTCGGGGATTTCCGGCTCCAAAGTGGCCGACATGGCCGCGGTGGCACCGGCGCTGTTTCCGGAAATGAAGAAGCGCGGCTCCGAGCCCGAAGAGCTGGCCGCCTTGCTGGCTGCCACCGGGGCGATGACCGAAACCATTCCGCCGAGCCTGGTGCTGATCACCATCGGCGCGGTGTGCAGTGTCTCGATCACCGCGTTGTTCATCGGCGGGCTGATGCCGGCGGTGGTGGCCACTGTGGTGATCGCCATCGTCTGCTGGTGGCGCTCGCGCAAGGAGGCCATGCCCACGGTCAAGCGCGCACCGATGTCGGTAGTGGCCAAGACCTTCATGATCGCGCTACCAGCCCTGGCCTTGCCATTGCTGATCCGCGTGGCGGTGCTCGAAGGTGCGGCCACGGCTACCGAAGTCTCGACCATCGGCGTGGCCTATGTGGTGCTGGTGGGCTTGGTGATGCACCTGTTCATGCGCCACATCGAGTTCCGCAAGGTCTACCCGATGATGATCGAGGCGGCAGCGTTGTCCGGGGCGATCCTGTTGATCATCGGCATGGCCTCGGCGATGGCTTGGGCACTAACCCAGTCGGGCTTCTCGGCCAATCTGGTCGACCTGATCAGCGAGATTCCAGGCGGCGCCATCGGCTTCATGTTCGTCACCATCGTGACCTTCCTGATCCTGGGCAGCGTGCTCGAAGGCATTCCAGCCATCGTGCTGTTCGGGCCCTTGATGTTCCCGCTCGCCGAAATGCTCGGCATCCATCCGGTGCACTACGCCATGGTGGTGATCCTGGCCATGGGCATCGGCCTGTTCGCACCGCCCTTGGGCGTCGGTTTCTATGCCGCCTGCGCCATCAGCAAGACCCCGTCCGACCATGTCATCCGCCGTGTGTGGGGCTATCTGGCGGCGTTGGTCGTGGCGCTGGTCATCGTTGCCTGTTTCCCGTGGATTTCCATCGGTTTCCTCTAAGAGAGTCCTGGTCATGAGCCAAGCAGTCAGACAGCTTCCCAGCAAGAGCGGCGAGGGCCGGGTGGCCTTCATCACCGGCGCGGCCATGGGCATTGGCGCGGCGATCGCCCAGCGTTTGGGTGAGGACGGCCACAGTGTGGTGGTGGCCGACATCAACCGCGGCGCTGCCGAAGAGATGGTCGCCGGTTTGCGCGCCCAGGGGATCGAGGCGCGGGCGGCGGTGATCGATATCGGCGATGCGCAGTCGATCGCCGAGGTGTTCGCCGGCCTGTCGCGCTGCGACGTGCTGGTGAACAATGCCGGCATCGCCAGGACCCAGGCCTTTCTGGACTGCGACCTGGCCGACTGGCAACGGGTGTTGAACATCAACGTGACCGGCGCGCTGTTGTGCGGCCAGCAGGCGGCGCGCCTGATGAAGGAGCAGGGCTGGGGGCGGATCATCAACATCGCGTCCATCAGCGGCATGCGGGCGAGCACGGGGCGCACCGCCTATGGCACGTCAAAGGCCGCGGTCATCGGCCTGACCCGGCAGATGGCGGTCGAGTTGGCCGAGTACGGCATCACCGTCAATGGCATCGCCCCGGGGCCCGTGGATACACCCCTGACCCAGCGCCTGCACTCCAGCGCCACCCGCGACTCCTACGCCCGCGCCGTGCCCATGCGCCGCTACGGCACCCCGGCGGAAATGGCCGGCGCGGTGGCCTTCCTGGCCTCCGACGACGCCTCCTACATAAGCGGTCATGTAATCCCAGTAGATGGCGGCTACATGGCGTCCGGCATCCTGGAAATCTGAGCTCGCCCGTGGGAGCGGTCAGCGGCCGCGAAAGGGGCACTGCGATATACCTGAGACTCACTGATCCTGCAGCGTCGCCTCTTCACTCGCGCGCATTGCGCTTTCCACGAAGGTGGCAATACAGGGGTTGTGGTTGTCGGCTTTCCACACCGCGACCACTTCGATCACCGGTGGGGCCACCAGGGGCCGGAAGGTGGTGGTGGTCAGGCGCATGTTGCGCATCGAGCGCGGCACGATGGCGATGCCCAGCCCTTCGCCCACCAGGTTGACGATGGTCTGCTGCATGTTGATCTCCAGCCCGACGTTCGGCGTCACGCCATGTTGCAGGCAATAATTGACGATCATGTCATGCAGGGCAGGGGCGATACGGCGCGGCACGATGATGAAGGTTTCCGCCGCCAGGTCGCGCGGGTCGATCAACGGCTGCTCCAGCAAACGATGCCCCGGCGGCAGCACCACCGTCATCTCCTCGCGGTAGATGGTCACCGTTTCCAGCCCACTGCAATCCTGGGGCCGGTACATGATCGCTACGTCCTTGTTGCCGCTGCTGATGTCCTGGGCCAGGTCCATGGGCAGGGTCTCGGTCAGCTTCAGGTTCACTTGCGGATACTGCGCCGCGTAACGCCGAGTGATCGCCGGGGTGACGCTGTAGGCCGTGGACATCATGAAGCCCACCGACAACTCGCCTGCCGCGCCACGCGCCGCCGCCAGCGCATTGCGCTTGGCCTGCTCGAACGCCGCGAACACCGTCCCCGTGTCCAGATAGAAGCGCTGGCCGGCATCGGTAAGCTCCACATGGCGCCGCGAGCGGTCGAACAGCTTCACCCCCAGCTCTT encodes the following:
- a CDS encoding HlyD family secretion protein, with product MTPATKHRTAVSLIVAAIFVCAAYGLYHVLHSDGLQRTDDAYIRADSVLVAPRVAGVVTEVLVQDNQSVKAGQLLARLDPRDYRASVAAARADVSAAQAQVKNLRASIERQAAVIDQTSAATRATAASLKFAQANAQRYRNLSNAGAGTQEERQKAEAELQGWEASRDRDAASRVAAQRTLDVLKAELEVAQAALDKDRSALEQAELNLSYTQILAPVDGMIGQRSVRVGAYVAPGRPLLALVPLHEAFVVANFRETQLAHMHANQRVDIQVDSIPDQIFQGHIDSVAPATGLSFAQISPDNATGNFTKVVQRIPVKVVFEADQPHLDRLRVGLSVIASVDTTQEP
- a CDS encoding efflux transporter outer membrane subunit translates to MKRALLALALSSVAACSVGPDFQRPQAALPAQWQDRAGTRADAALDTAWWQQLGDPQLTALVTRAAKANLDIRSAANRVQQSQALRQVSGSEQLPGLSARGGYQRERNSGEGLNDPSGQNGRAPFELWSGALDASWEVDLWGHVQRSVEMAEADVQFSQAQRDAVGLSIAARTATDYIRLRGVQARLAVARENLEIARQSQRLTQTRYENGVTTNLDTANAAALVATIEASLPVLQAQQDRLINALSYLLAEPPRALADELRTPRAIPDPAPDVPMGLPSELAQRRPDIQRSEAALHRATAAIGVAKADFYPRVSLGASFGSQALAGSDLGSWDSRSWSFGPSLYLPIFQGGRLTGTLELREHQQQEAALDYQRVVLAAWHEVDDAMSDYAAEQQHHAALGEAVRQNTVALGTARDRYNQGATDFINVLGVQRALLATQSQLVDSATAAAIDRVRLYRALGGGWPKDA
- a CDS encoding RidA family protein, with protein sequence MPDHVPLKLSNPPGLFDPAPYGYSHVAEVAGGSKLLFIAGQGGESLDSSISPDFQLQAGQALANLRTALACAGADYCHVAKLTVLIVDHDHERLALWSDTLREAWGDAMTPACTLIPVPRLALDGMLIEVDAVAVMPQ
- the dld gene encoding D-lactate dehydrogenase, whose product is MSELISALRGIVGATHVLTESAETERFRQGFRFGSGAALAVVRPGSLLEQWQVVKACVAADVIVIMQAANTGLTGGSTPDGGYDRDVVIISTLRMRTVHVIEEGRQVICFPGSTLDQLEKVLKPLGREPHSVIGSSCIGASVFGGVCNNSGGSLVRRGPAYTQMAVYAQLGADGTLQLVNHLGVELGDTPEQILGNLDAQRYTAADIQADAGLGSDHGYAAYVREVDAPTPARFNADHQRLHEASGSAGKLAVFAVRLDTFAAERDTAVFYIGSNDTADLTQIRRHMLEHFDELPIAGEYMHRDAYDVAAEYGKDTFLMIHHLGTQRLPKLFALKSRADTFLKRFPWLRANLADRVLQVAARCFPDHLPPRIRDFRRRYEHYLMVKVSAGSVEPTQKLLEELFAGRDGDFFRCTAEEGSKAFLHRFAAAGAAVRYRAVHDREVEDIVALDIALARNDRQWFETLPDDIERQMIVKLYYGHFFCHVFHQDYILRKGSDCLAVEHRMWALLDERGAEYPAEHNVGHLYPAKPALKAFYQQLDPCNAFNPGVGQTSKCRHWQE
- a CDS encoding PPC domain-containing DNA-binding protein yields the protein MNASAVLEPELSASTVQTGRLGRLVVARLKPNEDIVDSAEALCASHGIELAVIRGGLGSLIDANLGYLGRHGMKTLAVPGPGVEILSISGEIVIGDSRLQAVVADADGNIFAGRLERGRNLSFITVELTLQEWLPD
- a CDS encoding acyl-CoA synthetase; translation: MTGIDNVMNLGELLNQIARRYPDAPGFIRGDQVHTWRSISQRVDSVATALRARGLGKGDKLLVHSRNNLPLFESAWVAFRLGAVWVPTNVRITPPEAAYLGSSSGAVAMLYDEGLAHYVDAVRAESPALRQVIAIGEPRAGELSYGQLLDEGAPHASTFRAADVNYHDPLWFFYTSGTTGHPKAGVLTHGQMAFVVNNHIADLMPGLSQHSRSLVLAPLSHGAGIHALVNVARGAACVLPASDRLDCDEAWRLVQEHRVDNLFTVPTIVKMLTEDPAVDRYDHSSLRHVIYAGAPMYRADQCHALRKLGKVLVQYYGLGEVTGNITVLPADCHDAEDSPAAKVGSCGYPRTGMQVAILDDAGNELATGEDGEICVRGPAVFSGYYNNPAANASCFKHGWFHTGDLGHVDEHGYLFITGRASDMYISGGSNVYPREVEEALLTHPAVNEVAVLGMPDEKWGECGCAVIVTTGQVSDEQLLAHLEPRLARYKWPKRFVRWEDMPKSGYGKIVKKQIRALLQEREEAA
- a CDS encoding acetyl-CoA acetyltransferase, with translation MGSPVISGWYHSPFGKFDQLDPEQMMADAAVAALEHAGLDAEQIDSVHVGHFNAGFLYQDFPSALLANHIPALRFTPSVRLENACSTGSAAIHSALQAVLSGQARHALVVGFEKMNTLPTDEVGKILLKCCYAKEEAQIEGGFAGVFGTIAQTYFDRYGDQSDALAMIAAKNHANGALNPYAHMRRDLGYEFCREPSAKNPFVAGPLKRTDCSLITDGAAALVISRDDHAPGRGQAITFRAAVQVNDYLPLSRRDPTVFEGAARAWQQALGTANLSLADLSLVETHDCFTIAELLEYEAMGLAERGQGARVIAEGISRKDGRLPINPSGGLKSKGHPIGATGVSMHVMAAMQLSGQAGDMQLAKADRAGVFNMGGAAVTNYVSILERVQ